A region of Subtercola boreus DNA encodes the following proteins:
- the typA gene encoding translational GTPase TypA encodes MASATRDDLRNVAIVAHVDHGKTTLVDAMLKQTNSFDAHFEGEDRMMDSNDLEREKGITILAKNTSVLYSGKHANGKNIVINVIDTPGHADFGGEVERGLSMVDGVVLLVDASEGPLPQTRFVLRKALEANLPVILLVNKTDRPDARIDEVIAESQDLLLGLASDMSDDHPDLDLDAVLDVPIVYASGRNGAASNNKPENGTLPDNDDLEPLFEAILKHVPAPVYDDEHPLQAHVTNLDASPFLGRLALLRIFNGHIKKGQQVAWVRHDGSVQNVKLTELLITKALTRFPTETAGPGDIVAIAGIEEITIGDTISDPDDVRPLPIITVDDPAISMTIGTNTSPMIGRTKGSKVTARMVKDRLDRELVGNVSLKVVDIGRPDAWEVQGRGELALAILVEQMRREGFELTVGKPQVVTKQVNGKTHEPFEHLTVDAPEEFLGAITQLLASRKGMMTTMQNHGTGWVRMEFIVPSRGLIGFRTEFLTTTRGTGIANAIAHGYDAWAGPIVTRNNGSIVADRSGVVTPFAIVNLQERMSFFVEPTQEVYEGMVIGENSRADDMDVNITKEKQLTNMRQSTSDTFERMTPSRKLTLEESLEFAREDECVEVTPEWVRIRKVELSAQARQRSASRVKSQNANA; translated from the coding sequence ATGGCGTCAGCCACCCGCGATGACCTACGTAACGTAGCCATTGTTGCCCACGTCGACCACGGCAAGACCACGCTCGTCGACGCGATGCTCAAGCAGACCAACTCCTTCGACGCCCACTTCGAGGGCGAAGACCGCATGATGGACTCGAATGACCTCGAGCGCGAAAAGGGCATCACCATCCTGGCCAAGAACACCTCGGTGCTCTACAGCGGCAAGCACGCGAATGGCAAGAACATTGTCATCAACGTCATCGACACCCCGGGCCACGCCGACTTCGGTGGTGAGGTCGAGCGCGGCCTCTCCATGGTCGACGGCGTCGTGCTGCTGGTGGATGCCTCGGAGGGTCCGCTGCCGCAGACCCGCTTCGTGCTCCGCAAGGCGCTCGAGGCCAACCTCCCGGTCATCCTGCTCGTCAACAAGACCGACCGCCCCGACGCCCGCATCGACGAGGTCATCGCCGAGAGCCAGGACCTTCTGCTCGGCCTCGCCTCCGACATGTCGGATGACCACCCCGACCTCGACCTCGACGCTGTGCTCGACGTCCCGATCGTCTACGCCTCCGGGCGCAACGGTGCTGCGTCGAACAACAAGCCCGAGAACGGCACGCTGCCCGACAACGACGACCTCGAACCGCTGTTCGAGGCCATCCTGAAGCACGTTCCGGCTCCGGTCTACGACGACGAGCACCCGCTGCAGGCGCACGTGACGAACCTCGACGCTTCGCCGTTCCTCGGCCGTCTTGCCCTGCTCCGTATCTTCAACGGCCACATCAAGAAGGGCCAGCAGGTCGCCTGGGTGCGCCACGACGGTTCCGTCCAGAACGTCAAGCTCACCGAGCTGCTGATCACGAAGGCGCTCACCCGCTTCCCGACCGAGACGGCCGGCCCCGGCGACATCGTCGCCATCGCCGGTATCGAAGAGATCACCATCGGTGACACGATCAGCGACCCCGATGATGTCCGGCCGCTGCCGATCATCACGGTCGACGATCCCGCCATCTCGATGACCATCGGCACGAACACGTCGCCGATGATCGGGCGCACCAAGGGCTCGAAGGTCACCGCCCGCATGGTGAAGGATCGCCTCGACCGTGAGCTCGTCGGTAACGTCTCACTGAAGGTCGTCGACATCGGCCGCCCCGACGCGTGGGAGGTGCAGGGCCGTGGAGAACTGGCTCTCGCCATCCTCGTCGAGCAGATGCGACGCGAGGGATTCGAGCTCACCGTGGGCAAGCCCCAGGTGGTCACCAAGCAGGTCAACGGCAAGACGCACGAGCCGTTCGAGCACCTGACGGTGGATGCGCCCGAGGAGTTCCTCGGCGCGATCACCCAGCTGCTCGCGTCTCGCAAGGGCATGATGACGACCATGCAGAACCACGGCACCGGCTGGGTCCGCATGGAGTTCATCGTTCCGTCGCGCGGGCTCATCGGGTTCCGCACGGAGTTCCTCACGACCACACGCGGCACCGGTATCGCCAACGCGATCGCGCACGGCTACGACGCGTGGGCCGGCCCCATCGTCACCCGCAACAACGGCTCCATCGTGGCCGACCGTTCGGGCGTCGTCACGCCGTTCGCCATCGTCAACCTGCAGGAGCGCATGTCGTTCTTCGTCGAGCCGACGCAGGAGGTGTACGAGGGCATGGTCATCGGCGAGAACTCGCGCGCCGACGACATGGACGTGAACATCACCAAGGAGAAGCAGCTCACCAACATGCGCCAGTCGACGTCCGACACGTTCGAGCGCATGACGCCGTCCCGCAAGCTGACCCTCGAGGAGTCGCTCGAGTTCGCCCGCGAAGACGAGTGCGTCGAGGTGACGCCCGAGTGGGTGCGCATCCGCAAGGTGGAGCTCTCGGCGCAGGCGCGCCAGCGCAGCGCCTCGCGCGTCAAGAGCCAGAACGCGAACGCCTAA